From the Triticum dicoccoides isolate Atlit2015 ecotype Zavitan unplaced genomic scaffold, WEW_v2.0 scaffold160040, whole genome shotgun sequence genome, the window TAACTTATATTCTGCAAATAAATCATCAATGGCAGACTTGAGATACTTGGAAGTTGTCTCCTTCACATGAGTAAGACCAACTAATGTCTCTATGGCACTTCCACATTTACCAACATACCGCAACACCACCGCCATTTGCTCTTTACCAGCCACATCCCTTGACTCATCAACCAACAAAGAAAATACATCATTGCCAATTTCCCGAAGAACAGAATGCAATATCTCCTTTGCAAAACATTCAACTATGTCCTTCTGAATCTTTGAAGAAGTCAACTGATTATTACCTGGAGCATTATGGGCCACAACTTTTCCTATCTCTGGATTCTGCTCTGCTGTATAAGCATGAAATTCCTTGAAATTGCCTTTATTGAGAGACTCGTCAGACTCATCGTGGCCACGGAAAGGCAACCCTTGCTTCAGTAACACTCTAGTAACATCAATTGAGGCATTTACTCGAGTATAATAAGCATTCCTCTCAGCGTTACTTTGGTTGTTTAGAGCAACATAAATGTGTTGCTTTTGTTTCAGCAAAGCATCACAATCTCTTTTTTCTTGGTTGTGAGCACTATTGATGTCTCCTACATGCTCCCTTAATCTATATTTCTTATTCCAACTTGACCAACCATTTGCAACAAATGCATCATATCCAACTTCTTTCTTCTTGCGCGGTCTAAACAAGAAACAACAAAAACAATATGCTTTTCGTTTCGACTCACTATACTCAAGCCAGCTCTCAAACTCATCAAACCATGCCCGAACGAACCTTCTATCTTTACCACATATTTCTGTCACTTCAAAATCTGCAGTACGAGGTTGAGAAGGGTCATTGGCCAAATACTTCCTTCTTACCATATCTCTCTGATTCGGATGGTACTCATCTATGCTTCTCCTTTTACCTGGATCAAATTGAATTTCTTCTTCCCAATTGAGCTCTTCAACTTCAAAGGAATTTCTTGTAGTATTAGCAGAACTAGGTTCATGTGTGGAGGCATCATTTTGTCCATGTGATGATGGCGGGGTCGGAACATCTATCTGTTCATGTGTTGAGGCATCAATTTGTCTATCCGATTGTGTCGGGACCGAGCCATCATTCTGATTATTTTCGTGTGACGGACCAACATTTTCATCTTGCACCGAGGTTCTCCTCTTTTTTAGAAACCTTTCCATGAGCTGAGCCTCTCCTGAAATTTGTAATTTATTCAGATAATTAAAATTTGCATGAAAGAAAAGAACTATGAATCATGTGTACATACATAATATTAATACTTGTCATATAAAACATACTTGACATGGTGCCGGTGCTTCCAGCCGTCTCCACTGGTtgcacaattatctcaaatagtccAATTACCCAATACAGTCAAAATCTCTAGTATTATCCAGTACCCCTAATTCCCTAGGGTTATGGAAACAAAGCAATAATTAGATCAAGATTTATAACTAGAGGCTGAGGCAGAGGCACATCGAATTGGGGGTCAGATGCAGGGTACCTATGCCTTCTTTTCTTCACTGATTCGGCGACTTGCCGCGGTCTGTCGATAGGTGGCGAGTACAGAGGCGAAACAGGAAGGGCACGAAGCGCAGTCGAGCAGACGAACAGGCGAGGCGAAGGGCCGGCCGAAGGTAGTATCGATCGATCGATGTACTGCTCGCATCCCTGGAAAGGCTGGACTGGGCCTCCGTGGCTTTCATCCTAGGCTGGGGCCTGGGGAGCTGGGCTACAATTGCGCTATGTTGGATGGAGCCTAGTTATACGGGTGTCCTTGTAGGAAATTTAGGGGTGTCCCATTGTATATGGGCTCTATATTTATAAGGTAAGAGAGATTTTTACCCGGTGTCCTGTGCTACCTGTTGGGCTAACGTGGGCTCGCCGACAAGTCAGAAAAACTTGTCTCGAGCAAGTCAACCACAAACCATTTTTAAATTGGAAAATAAAATGTGTAAACGTCCGTGCAAGGGGGATAGAGCAGGACGGTTCCAGACTGTCAATGTGTACAAGTTTGCACTATAGCAATCCAATCAATTTATATGCAAAAGACAAATGACCACATATATGTTAAGGTGAAATTGCAAGGCCATGCAGATGAAACTGATGTTGTCAACTTATTAAAACTTGATTTAGAAAGTGAAAAAAAGTTTTATAGTTCAACCTTATGCTCAATTGATAATCAATTTTAACTGTTGGCTTCATGAAACGACGGCTTCAATAGTGAGTATGGATTATCGGGAAGAAAATACTCTAAGCTTTTCACCCGGTGTTTTATCAAGTTACCACCGTATTGGTATCAAAAGGTGATAACTTTTGTACCAATACAATGTCAACTTCATAATAACGGTGTGGCAACTTTCGTAGTCCCGACATTTCGAGGGCGATAAGTTACCATTGTGTCAATGACGGGTCCTCCGCCATTTACAACTCCGACGGATGGGCTCCATGGCCCTCCTTCTGCCTTTTGTACATGATATGTGTCATGTTCAAATGATGCTATGTTATACTCTATGCATAGCTATACTTTGTGATAGTGGTGGCCATATGGATTTGTGGTAGTATTTGTGCTATAGATATTTCTGCTAGCAATTAAATCTACTTATGGTGGTCCTATGAACAAGCGGTTGGTAGTGGTGATCATATGGATGCACTTGCATATTGATGTCGTTTATTTATTTGGTTGTGAGTGTTGCTTACCAGTGTGTCTTGACTTGGTTGTAAGTGTAGATTCATCATGCATTATGTAGTATATAAGGATCATTATGAATCTGAGGTGCCTCGCTTATAATTCTCCTATCTCTTCTTCCTCGGAAAGACCTTCAATGCTATGCTTTTGTGCTAATTGGAAGTAAATCAAATATATATTTTATTGTATGCAAACTTGGATATATTTCGCCTCAACGCAACTATCACTTCTCTGTACTACACAAAACACTTCTTTTGAAAGAGACTTATGCGTGGTGCAACTAAAATGTCGTGCCGGTGATGCCCTTAGACTTTATTGGCACTTCACAAATAGATCGGATACCGCGCCTCCATTTTGTACTAGATCTATGCTCATGCCTTTTGGACCATGATTTGGGAAAATTAGGATAGTTATATCTGTCTATCCACCCTCCAGATACAATCTTTTGAATTACCCGCATTTTGTAAATATGTATGTCATATTGACTGTCTTAATCAATGTGTTTCACGAGGGTTTACATTTTAGTATCATTGCACAAAATAGAAGTAAGTGGCATTTTAATTGCCCGGTTGCAGTTAGGACCAATGACGTTCATCACTGCTAGTTGCCTTGGCGATTAGCATGGAAAGTTGAACATATATCATGGAGGTTGTAACATCAGACTTGAATGGATTATTCCCACCCTGCCTATCTATGGTATAATCTTTTCAACATGAATACATTTGACGTGGTCTGGCTAACTAGCATGAGATTGGCTTCTTGTGGCACTGTCGTGTCCAGTCCCACATGAAGAGGCGAGATTGATACATCGAATCTACTATACACAAGAGCATCGATGTAACCAAAAATAAATGTTTCTTATTTGAACTTATAGATGTTGGTTATGATCTTATCATGAACTTATAGATGTTTCTTATTTTTCCTTAGGATTTCTTTCTACTACTTCCTATAGGACTTTtagcatccactcaaacctctttcaaAGAATCCTTTGTTTTTCCTATGATGCAATCAAACAACCCAAAATCATGTATGGTTGAGATGAGCATGACATTCCAATCCTACGTATTTTCTATTCCTGTGTTTTTAGAATCATGTGAATCAAAGTGCCCCTTAGCTTGTTTATTGCCCTAATAGTAGCTTGTTTGGTTTTTGGAAAGTCTTATATTTCAAGTAAAAAATTATTGTATTTACTACTCTCTATGTTCCAAAATATTTGAAGTTTTAGGTTTGTCttaaagtttgaccaagtatatAACTAGAGAAATATGTTACTATCTAGAGTATCAAATATATGTAGAATGCCCGCTCAAAAAATATGTGTAGAATGCAAATATAATTTGTGATGAAACTAATTTGATTTTGCAGATGTTAATATAATTAATTTTCTCTATATCTAATTTGTGATGAAACTAATGGAAACAACAACTTTAGTTGCCATCTCTATATCTGGTTCACTTGTAAGTTTGTTTCTTCTCTTACATATTGTCTTTTGTCCATATCTTTAGACATTagattttgtactccctccgtccgaaaatacttgtcatcaaaatggataaaaaaggatgtatctagaactaaaataactctagatacacccctttttatttattttgatgacaagtatttccggacggtggGAGTACTTACGTTGTTCACTTGTGGCCAGTGTCTGGCGAATTATCAGTTATCTTATCTTATCCGCGGTCTAGACCGCCACTGCTTGTCTACATGAGCTCAACTCAACTGTTTCAAATCCCCATGTCTACAACAGAACTTTAAAGGCCCCCGAAAAAAAAAGAACTTTAAAGGAATTTCCATCTACTCACCTTTCACTTCCACGGAATTGGTGAGAGCCAAAGGAAACATTCCCCGCCCAACCGTTTGGATGCTGCGCCGGAAGCTGCACCTGAGGTGGAGATTAATGAATGCCATGCCAGCCACTACTATAAAGCCCGAGCCTGGCCGATCCCTTAGACACAAACATCGGAAGTTTCACAAGCAAGTATAAGTTGACACACGTACGTAAGTATAGCAAAAGATCGGCCATGGCCATGGGAAGCAgcgatggtgcggcggcgcggcggcacgcGGCGATGCTCGGCATCGGCACGGCGAACCCGACGGGCATCCTGGTGCCCCAGGACGTCTTCGCCGACAACCTCTTCCGCGTCACCAACAGCGACCACCTCCCTGAGCTCAAGGAGAAGCTCAAGAGAATCTGTACCGCTACTGCTACTATGTTTCTTTTTTGGACGTCAACGACTATAATCTGCATGCATGCATTTTCAACCAAGAATTGAATTTTCTTGTTGCACCAAGGCGAAAAATCGGGCATCGAGAAGCGGCACTTCCACCTGACAGAGGAGACGCTGGCCGCGCACCCGGAGCTGTTGGACAGGGAGCTGCCGTCGCTAGACACCCGCGTGGACATGACCGTCGACGCCGTGCCGAAGCTGGCGCAGTGCGCCGCGGCCAAGGCCATCGCCGAGTGGGGCCGCCCGGCCGCCGACATCACCCACCTCGTCTTCGGCACCTACTCCGCCTGCCAGGCCCCCACCGCCGACCTCCGGCTGGCCGCGCTGCTGGGCCTCCGCCCCATGGTGAGCCGCACCATGCTCAGCCTCCACGGCTGCTACGGCGGCGGCAGGGCGCTGAGCCTCGCCAAGGAGCTGGCCGAGAACAACCGCGGCGCGCGCGTCCTCGTCGCCTGCTCCGAGATGACGCTCGTCTGCTTCGGAGCGCCCGACGGCGGCAACATCGTCGGCCACGCGCTGTTCGGGGACGGAGAGGGCGCCGTCGTCGTCGGGGCCGGCCCCTTCCTAGACGGCGAGCAGGGCCCGATCTTCGAGATGGTGTCCGCCACGCAGACCACAATTCCCAGGACGGAGCACGCGCTGGGCATGCGGGTCTCCGGGGGCGGCATCGACTTCCACCTGGCAATCCAGGTGCCGACGCTCGTCGGGCAGAGCGTCGAGCCGTGCCTCCTCGACGCGTTCCGTGGCATCATTGTGGACGACGACGATGCTCCACCTCCATGCTctgggaatgggaatgggaacgggagGTGGAACGACCTCTTCTGGGCGGTGCACCCAGGAGGGCGTCCGATCCTGGACAATATAGACAAGGTGCTGATGCTGGAGCCGGAGAAGCTGGCGGCCAGCCGGCATGTGCTCCGCGAGTACGGCAACATGAGCGGCGCCACGATCGTGTTCGTGCTTGACGAGCTGCGCCGCGGCCGGAGCCCGCTGCCGGAGTGGGGTGCGCTGCTGGCCTTCGGACCGGGAATCACGATCGAGGCCATGGTGCTCCGCTGTCCACGCTAGCTAGGTGCCCATATTCATCCCAGGGCTACTTACATACGTCTACATATTTGTGTGTACGCGTGTGCCATACAAAGTGCACAAGTCATCAGCCAACTTAGCAGTCAAAGAAGGCAACGGCCACGCCACATATATACCTCTGTCAGTCATGCACCTAAGCTTTCAGTCCAGCCATGTCCCACACAACTAGCTACTCCTAATTATGTACCTGGGTGTAATATGATTCAAAGAATGACTAAATGGGTGAAATAAAATGCAGACCTATATAAAGGCACTCCAAATATTTTCTAGCaactccgcctatgtcttctaggcatagccggtcccaagcccggataaaggaggagggttgtgataggcttggcgagccaacgtaaaaactagtcagtcccataggtatgaaacccat encodes:
- the LOC119344226 gene encoding bisdemethoxycurcumin synthase-like, encoding MAMGSSDGAAARRHAAMLGIGTANPTGILVPQDVFADNLFRVTNSDHLPELKEKLKRICEKSGIEKRHFHLTEETLAAHPELLDRELPSLDTRVDMTVDAVPKLAQCAAAKAIAEWGRPAADITHLVFGTYSACQAPTADLRLAALLGLRPMVSRTMLSLHGCYGGGRALSLAKELAENNRGARVLVACSEMTLVCFGAPDGGNIVGHALFGDGEGAVVVGAGPFLDGEQGPIFEMVSATQTTIPRTEHALGMRVSGGGIDFHLAIQVPTLVGQSVEPCLLDAFRGIIVDDDDAPPPCSGNGNGNGRWNDLFWAVHPGGRPILDNIDKVLMLEPEKLAASRHVLREYGNMSGATIVFVLDELRRGRSPLPEWGALLAFGPGITIEAMVLRCPR